The genomic region CGGCAGATGGCGGCCATAGGCGGCGACGCTCTCGCCTACCTGCGCCGCGAGCTCGCGCGTCGGCGTCAGGATGAGGGCGCGCACGTGGCGGCGGCCCTCGGTGTGCGGACGCGCGCTCATCAGCTGCAGCAGCGGAAGCGTGAAGCCGGCCGTCTTGCCGGTGCCGGTCTGGGCGCCGCCCATGATGTCGCGGCCGGCGAGGATCACCGGGATGGCCTGGCGCTGGATCGGGGTGGGCTCGGTATAGCCCTGTTCGGCGACGGCGCGCAGCAATGCGGCCGACAGGCCGAGGGTATCAAATGACATGGAATTCTCCTGCTTGGGTGTTCCCGGATTAATTTCGAGTCCGGGACATCGGGTGTGATGAACGGTTGTCTCGGGTCCGCTGGGCTGGACTCAATCGGGGGCGCGGAGGGCCCCGCGCTGGCATGGCGGCCATTATACGTAAATCTGCCGCCGGATGTGTCCCTTTTTTTCGCCGCCGCCCGGCGGAGCCCGCCGGGCGGCCCCCGGATCGACCTCGTGGCCTTGATGAGGCACAGTGGAATCCGCCCCGGATCGCGGCGCGCCGCCATCGGCTGCAGCATACCCCCCGGGGTGTCGCGCCGGGCGCGGCGAGGTATCATGTGCGGAGATCATCCGGCCGCCGTGGCCGCAACGGGAGGAGCATGAACGGAAAGACCAAGACCGAGAACATGGCATTGTTCTGCGATTTCGAGAACGTGGCGCTTGGCGTGCAGGATGCACGCTACGCCGCCTTCGACGTCCAGAAGGTGCTGGAGCGGCTGCTGCTGAAGGGCAGTATCGTGGTGAAGAAGGCGTACTGCGACTGGGAACGCTACAAGGAATTCAAGAAGTCGATGCACGAGGCGGCCTTCGAGCTGATCGAGATTCCGCACGTACGCATGTCCGGCAAGAACTCGGCCGACATCCGCATGGTGGTGGACGCGCTCGACCTGTGCTACACCAAGGCGCACGTGGACACCTTCGTCATCATCAGCGGCGACTCAGACTTCTCGCCGCTGGTGAGCAAGCTGCGCGAGAACAACAAGGTGGTGATCGGTGTCGGCGTGAAGAAATCCACCTCCGACCTGCTGATCTCCAACTGCGACGAGTTCATCTTCTACGACGACCTGGTGCGGGCGACGGAGAAGCAGGCCAAGGCCAAGGCGAAGCACAAGAAAGCGCAGCCCAAGACGGCGAAGAAGACCGAGGAGGGCGTGCAGGAGGACAAGAAGCAGGCGGCGCTGGACCTGGTGCTGGAGACGGTCGCCGACCTGTTCGAGGAGCGCGGCGAGGAGGAGAAGGTGTGGGGCTCGATGGTCAAGCAGGCGCTGAAACGGCGCAAGCCCGGTTTCAACGAGACCTACCACGGTTTCCGCACCTTCGGCAAACTGCTGGAGGAGGCGCAGGAGCTCAAGCTGCTGGAGCTGGAGCACGACGAGAAGTCCGGCGGCTATATCATCAAGAGCTACGTGCACGACTGACCGGCGCCAGCCCGACTTGCAGCGTGGCGGCATGCGCAGATTTCCCGGCCGCGCCTGAAGCCGCTGTTCGCGATGCCGGCCGCGGTGGACGGGGCTGGCCCTGCTCCTGTGCGGCGATGCCATGCCCGGGCACGGCATGCCGGATCCTGCTGCATTCCGGCGATCACGCACGGCGCGCGCGAATAACGCGGGATCACCAGGATTCCGCGGTCGCGTTCAACAAACCGGCGCAGGCACTGGCCAGCCTGCGACACCGGGACGAGGCCGGGCGGTCGGCGCCAAGTGCTGTACCTGCGCTATGTACCGGCAATGCATTCTGACATCCCGGATCGCACTGATTCGGGCAGGTTCTATTCAATCGAATTCGTGTAACGTGTCCCGCATCACCTGATATATATCAATCTATTACTGCTTGAAGATCCTGCGGCCTGGCTTGAGTATTAACTTGTTTCTTTCGTCGATTGAATCCGGTCATAAATTTCCTGACGATGTACGGTAATACTCAGCGGCGCCTCTATGCCAAAGCGTACCTGGTTGCCTTTGATGGAGACAACGGTGATCTGGATGTCATCCGAAATTCGGATAGCCTCACCTATCTTGCGAGTCAGTACCAGCATGTTTATGCTCCTGTATGGCTTTCACCCGCGTCTCGCATTCCAGGCGCGACGTAAGTGAGGGATTAACTTTCCGGAACACGTCCGGCACACCCTGATTCCCGCCATGTATATCGTTATAATAATTTCACCAATTACTCGAAGTGTCGGATCAAACCGAAAATAATCTGTAACCGCTGCTCCTCGCCTTTTGCCTTGCCAGTGTTTTTCTGAGAGCCATTTTATATGTATAGTCATAGGCGAAATCGAGAAACACCTGTTCGCTCTGAAACAGGTCCCTGTATTTACCTTGACTCCACGCTACAACTGCCCTGTTGCGCGCAGATCTGGCAACCCTTCTCGCGATTGTTTCCGCCTTCTTCTGATCTACCCCATCTGAGGTTTCGCCATCCTTCAATGTTTTATGCATCAACATGACGGCATCTCCTGTAATGGAATCCTTTGGCAATTCCGGTCACGTTATGCAGCAGATCACGGGGCCGACATGATGTAATCAAGGCAGGCGAGGCAGTGCTGCGTATTCACCTGAATTGGCCGTCGTCTCCAGGGTGCTGCCACCATCGGTCCGGTACTTCTGCAACCTCTGGTACGATCGGTATCTGCCATGTGTCTGTGATAGGAGACACCGAGACATGCAGCCCAGGACGGATCCGGGCGCATCAATAAACTATTTTCTTGATCTTTTGCTTTGCAATTGCTTTTACAAACGCCACTTCGTACGCAACGCTGTAGGCGCAATCAGCAAACACTTCCCGGCTTCGTCTGGTGCTCGGGTCCCACGCCGCAAGGGCCTTGGTGCGCGCGGCATTTGCTATTCTCTTGGCGATTTCATGCGCCTTCTTGCGGTTAATCTCGCCAGATGTATCGTTACCATTCAATGCAATATGCACAGTCATGACAGAATCTCCTGTACCGGTGTAATCCAGTAATTCCGATCACGTAATGCAAATAAGATTGGGTCTAAATGCAGGAAAGCAAGATATACGAGGCATGAATTCATTGCACATGAAGATCAGGAATACTCCCGCCCCGAGCGAGCGCGAGGAAATATCCATGCTGACCATTACACCGAGTGCAGGCTATGGCTACTGCCGGTCAGGCGCTGTATTCACATGTCTCGGAAGATATCAAGATAACTCGATAACCTGCGGTAGCCTGACATCCTGTTGGACGATGTTCTCGTGAATGCACGGAATATTATCGAATTAATGGTGGAGATCCGGAATGACCGGTCTGTTCGATATCGAACAGACCGCGCCATTGATAAGCCGCAATATCCTCTCACCGATTAGTCATAGAGAGCGATGCAAGGGCATATAAACCTGTTTGCTGTTGCAGGCGACGGTTAAGCCAGGGAAGCACGAAGTGAAGTACGGATTAAGACCCGCCACAGGAGGCAGGGATTATTGCCCTCAATTCGCAATCTTTGACTCATCGGTACCCACAACAGCGATGCGCGAGGTTTACCCGCACATCCACTAACGCTTTCCGAGTACAGCGGTGTGCGAGTCTATCGTCATCAGTTTAACCAGAAGGAATAATACATGACCACGCAAAATTACGAATCAAAGTCACATCCCTATGGTAGCGGTAAAAGCTCGGAGTTTGGACGACATCTTGATGTGGCGACGGAGATTTCAGAGGAACAGCGCGACCATATGATCGCGGAAGCCGCGTATTACATTGCAGAGCACCGTCATTTCGAGAGTGGTGACACAATCCATGACTGGTTGCAGGCGCAGAATGAGATAGACAGTAAAATTAATCGTACCCATCGTTGATCAGGCGAAATAATCGCAGGCGGGCGGATTGGTCC from Gammaproteobacteria bacterium harbors:
- a CDS encoding NYN domain-containing protein; protein product: MNGKTKTENMALFCDFENVALGVQDARYAAFDVQKVLERLLLKGSIVVKKAYCDWERYKEFKKSMHEAAFELIEIPHVRMSGKNSADIRMVVDALDLCYTKAHVDTFVIISGDSDFSPLVSKLRENNKVVIGVGVKKSTSDLLISNCDEFIFYDDLVRATEKQAKAKAKHKKAQPKTAKKTEEGVQEDKKQAALDLVLETVADLFEERGEEEKVWGSMVKQALKRRKPGFNETYHGFRTFGKLLEEAQELKLLELEHDEKSGGYIIKSYVHD
- the csrA gene encoding carbon storage regulator CsrA encodes the protein MLVLTRKIGEAIRISDDIQITVVSIKGNQVRFGIEAPLSITVHRQEIYDRIQSTKETS
- a CDS encoding DUF2934 domain-containing protein, which translates into the protein MTTQNYESKSHPYGSGKSSEFGRHLDVATEISEEQRDHMIAEAAYYIAEHRHFESGDTIHDWLQAQNEIDSKINRTHR